AGTAGGTCATAATAGCACCCATACCAAGAGATAGTGTGAAAAATGCATGTCCTACCGCTGTTACAAAAGCGTCAGAGTCTATTTTAGACCAGTCAGATGCAAACATAAATTCAACTGAGCGTGAGAATGAATCTAAGCTAACAGCATATGCAAACATACCAAGCAAGATGATCATAAGTGTGGGCATTAAAACCATATTTATTTTCTCAATACCGCCTTTAATACCACGTGTGAGAACATAAGTGATCCAAGCAAAAGCAATAGTATGATAAAAAAGCTGTGTAAATATATCAGTATGAAGCATAGCACTAAATGTCGTTTCAGCTTCTTTTACAGATGCAGGCAAGTGTGTTAAAGACGTGACAATATAATGAAAGATCCATCCTATTACAACTGAGTAAAAGATCATAATAAACAGACCTGCTAAGCCTTGGAAGCCACCATATTTCCATTTTTCTTTGTGTCTAGGGGCTAGATCTTCAAAAGATGTAACTGTATCTTTTCTACCCATATAACCGATTAACATCTCTGCTATCATAATAGAAAAACCAATAAGTAAAACTGTTATAAGATATATAAGTACAAAAGCACCACCGCCATACTCACCTGCAATATATGGAAATTTCCATATATTTCCCAGTCCAACAGCACTTCCGGCTGCTGCTAAAATAAAACCAATCCGACTAAACCTAGCTATTTTCATATGTCAAAACCCCTTGAATTGAGGATATTATACAGAAAATGAAAAAAATGTCAAAAAACTATTGACATATTTTATAAAATTGTCTATAATTTCGCCTCATTAATCAGCTATGTGTTGGTTTTTGTAACAGGTCGGGGTGTAGCTCAGTATGGTTAGAGTACTTGGTTTGGGACCAAGGGGCCGAAGGTTCGAGTCCTTTCACCCCGACCACTCTTTTTTTATGTTTAATTAGACTTATGGTGAGATTAGCTCAGCTGGTTAGAGCACTGGTTTGTGGTGCCGGGGGTCGCGGGTTCGAATCCCGTATCTCACCCCATGAATTAAATATAAAAAAGTAAATAACATTAAAAATTAATAAATTTTTGTGGCGTCCGTGGCTCAACTGGATAGAGTTTCGGACTTCGGATCCGACGGTTATAGGTTCGAATCCTATCGGGCGCACCATTTATTTAAATGTATGCGTCCTTAGCTCAGCTGGATAGAGCAATGCCCTTCTAAGGCATCGGTCACACGTTCGAATCGTGTAGGGCGTACCACTTTTTATTTATGTTAATGTCTGAAGAGACATAAAACACTTTCTACAACGTGCGCGGATGTGGTGAAATTGGTAGACACGCCAGACTTAGGATCTGGTGCCGCAAGGTGTGGAGGTTCGAGTCCTCTCATCCGCACCATTTAAAGCTATAGCGAACTTTTAAAGGTTTTCTAAACGCTTAAAACTTCAAATAATAATCTTATTGGGTACGGTTTAGGGTACGGTTCTAGCAGAGCTTAAAACTAAATTTATTTTAAGATTACTTCAAAACATTAAGCATAAAAATCATATAAAGTATATTTTTATAACACCATGTTATTTGATAATACACTATATAACTAAAATAATGTATTTTTGGATTTATTTACTTTTTTTTTCATTTTAATACAATTTCGGCATACAACTAATTACTGTGTGCAGGGAGCCAAAAACTGCACAATAAGGATTCTTTGAATCCTTGCACAGAGTAATTGATGTGTATGTTTTTTGGCTCTCATGCGCATTTGTATAATTATTCTTAATCCAGATCCAGACCAAACCAAAATATTATGAATGATATATTATTGAAGGTTCTATCGGAAGATAAGAACCTAATCATTTACAGAAAAGAACTTAATAAACTGACGGGTAGTGTCACAGCTACTATATTGCTTCAACAAATGATTTTTCATTCGTCTAATCATAACTATAAACCATTTTATAAGTTTATTGAACCTTCACCAGCTAACGAACTATACAGAGAAGGTGATAGCTGGACTGAAGAGCTTGGTTTCACAAAATATGAGTTTAGAACAGCATACAAAAAGTTAGAAGAACTAAAAATTGTAAGCAAAAAAACAACAATGACAAGGGTAACTTATTACACTTTAAATAAGTCTCACTTAGGTAAGTTGATAAAGTCAATTTACGTGGAAGAGATAGAAATTGAAAAAGAGCCTAAAAATGCCGAAAATAAGGATATTACTAATGTAAGTGGAGAAAGTCAATTTACGTATGTTGATAATAACGATCTAGATTATAGTAAAATCAAAAGACAGAGACTTCCTCTAGATGATGAGGATGAAGGGGTCATAACTGAAAAACTTGATCTGACTTACCTTGATGATTATGTTTATGAAGTCACTAAAAATGGAAATAATATCAAAAGCTCGTTTACCAACTACCGAAACCAGATAAAAGAAGTACTCAAAGACAGAACACATAAAAACCATCAAAAGACACTGCGGAACTATAGGACTTTTCTGAACAAGCGTATAGCTAAAGAGAGTAAAGAAGTTGTCGAAGAAAAGCCAATTGAACAACTCTCAGAGATAGTTGAGATCGATATAAATAATTATGTTGGAAAAAGAATAAATGGAAAATATGATGAAGGAACAGTTGAGAGAATCAAAACACTAGGCATAGATACTTATGAGGTAGTTTACATGGGGAAAGGTATACATCAGTCCCAGCTACTTCCACACACTGAATTAATGACAGGTAGTCAAATTATTAAGCAAACTAAGGCTAGTTGAAATACTAAATTATTTTTTCAAATTAATATTAATTGTGACAAGTACATATACTTCAGCGTTTGAATAAGAATTTGTTAATTCTGTGATTAACTTTTTAGCTCTTGGTTTATCTATACTAGCAAATATATTAAATTTTGAAATAGCTTTTTGGTTTAAAATTTCAAATAGAACCTCTTTGGCATTATTTGTATTAAAACTATCTTTGTGCTCATTATAAATATCTTTGAATAAGTCTAAATTGTTTTTTAAGTTCCAGGAAGTTTTATTAAAATTAAAATTATATTGAATATACTCAAGCAATGTATCATCTTTTTTGGTGTTTGTACCGAGTTTTATAAATAACTCATCGTATGACAAATTTTTAACAAGTTCAAATTTTCTGATCTCACCAGTATCATTTAACTCATTAAGGTCTTCTTTTTCAAGCGAGTTCAAAAAAACTACTATAGGATAATTTTCTTTCACATACCTATAGTATGTTGTTTTACTGATATGAAGGAGCTTACAAATTAGTTCTGGCATATATTGACCTTGTTGTTTAAAATGAATACAGTAATTATAGCAAAAAATACTATATGATACTAATAGGTACTATATGACACTAATTAATATTAAATTAAGTATCAAAATAGTATTATTTGATAATTTAAGTATCATATAGTACCTGTATGTATGTTATGATACCATATAAGAGATTGGAGAAGAAATGGAAAACGATATGACAATAGACAAAGATAAATACAATGAAATTTATGAAAATCTAAAAAATATAATAAATCTCCTTCAAAACATGCAAACTAATGCACCCAATGATGTTAAATACGTTACAGTCGCTGAAGCAGCCCAAATAACTAAGCTATCGGAACAGAAGATAAGACAGATGATCGATGAAGGAACTATTAAAATAAATCCAGATTTTGGTCGTGCAAAACGCATATATATAGATAGCTTGTAAAATAATAAAAATGCTATTTAAAAAGAAAAATAGAAACTATAGAAGCTACATTAATGAAGATTAAAATATATGAAAACGACTATCTTGAACTTTATGTTCATCTTGATGATAGAGTTAAAGGTAAGAAAGAATATAAGTCATTCAATAATCTGGGTGTAATGTTTCCCAAGAATGAAAGCAAAGACTTAGATGTAGCTATCCTAGAAGGCTTTTCAATCTTTGATTTAAAAGGGGCGTTATCATCTTTTATTTCAAAGCAATTTCCAAAAACCCAAAAAAACAAAATGCTGAAATTTGATGGATTCGAAGCAAAAATAGCGCAAACTAATAAGGTGTACTCTTTGAAATTATATTTTTCAAAGAACATTTATATACCGGATCAAGGCAGACATAATATGGAAATAACATTGTTTTTATCATTGCTTGAATGCAATATATTTCATTCAAAACTAAATAAAATACTCCACGAATGTAGTTTTGTTCACTAAGGATATAGATGAAAGGCAGCATAAACAATCAGGCTAATCAACTATGGAAGGTATCAGATGGAATAGGGGTGTCTAAAAAAGATTCAAGAGAAAACAGTGGTATTTCTGCAATGTCTGGACATAAAATGTCTTATAAGATTCATTCACTTCGCTCAAAACAAGAGTTCATCCGAATCTCAAAAGAGCTTCTTACTTATGCAAAAACCGTGTATGGTATAAAAGATATGCAACAGATAAATAATCAAGTTGTTTCAACATTTATCACAGATAAAATCGAAGACGGAATACTAAGGGATTCGCTTTCATCATATATTTCTTTGCTTCAAAAAGTACAAATCAACCTTGACAAAATGCCAAAAAAAATAGATGCACATAATAATCTTTATAGTATAGATAAATTGAAAGAACTAAGAGTGGAAATAGATAAACATGCTGTTAGTTCTAAGCATGTTAATAAGGCATATACTAATCCTAATTCAATAGTTTCTTCTGTTGAAGGTGACTTAAAAATAGCTGCACAATTGCAAGTTCAAAATGGTTTGAGAGTTCATGAAGCAACACGGATAAAGTCCAACAATATGCTTGGAAAAAATACTATACACGTTCAGGGTAAAGGCGGTTTTACAAGAGATGTGAGGGTCGAGCCAAAGTTATATAAAGAGATTGAAAAGCATATAAATAAGTATGGCTCATACAATATAGAGTACCGAAATTATTATAATGAATTGAAAAATGCAGTTAGTTTAAACAATGAAAAATGGAATGGAACACATGGTTTACGTTACAACTATGCTCAAAGAAAAATGGCAGAATATCAGCGTGAAATGCCATATAGATCAGCACTTCAAAAAGTTAGTTTTGAACTAGGTCATAAGCGTGCAGATATCACAAAGCACTACCTAAAGGCGAGTTAAATGGAGATCAAAAAGAGCATAAAAAAGTTAAATTCTAAGCTTCAAAAAATGACTGAAAGTGAAGCTCAGGAAGAGATTTTAAAGCTTGTAAATAGCTATGATTTGTTTATAAGATATGGCGCAACTGATAAATTAACAGCATTTATAAATTCAATATATACACCAAAAACTAAAACCAATCTTACGAAAGAAAAAGAGATAAAACATCAAAAAAAACTAAAAAATGATAGTCGATACGCCACACTATACAACTTAAAAGATGAATTGATAGCTAAGCTAAAAGAAGGAATGAGTTACAGAGAAGTGGCAAAATATTTGAGCACATACAAAGTGGCTAATTCATACAGAAATAGCAAGAAAAAGCCAATATTCAATAAGATGTATATACATAGGTTCTGCAAGGAACATTGTATAAAACCTTACAAATTATCTAGTTAGCTAATGTAGTGTTGATATATTAATTGTAAAATACCAATTGCTATAGCTGTGTAAAAAGATATTTTAATTCCATAAAAAAAATCTTCAAAAAATTTATGCATATTTACTCCTTCTATTTTAATTATTAAATTGTATAAGTCTATTGACAAGTTTAATATTAAGAATAGTTGCGATTGTGGAAGTTCTCTGAGTTTGATAAATTTTACTCGAAACAACTGTAACACATTACTGTAACAGGATAAAGAAAGCTAAATCTTTTAAGCTACTATATTATGGTTAGAGTAGCCATCGGTCAAGTTAAAGCAAAGCGGGAACTTGACCGAGGGTAGGAAAACCTACACTCGCGTTTATTTCGGCATTTTCGCGTGTTCACACGCTTCAAAAATCCGAAATCAACCGAATAATGATTTTGATTTCGCGTGAGCCGCGAACTCAAAATCCCGAGTTTTTCAAGAGAAAAAGCTGCGCTTTTTTACTGTAAATTTGACAATCAATATAAAAACTAGGGACAATATAACTTACATTTTTTATTTATATAAAACTTGTTGAACTTTGACTTAACCACATCACGGTTACCTTGTCTGAATAAAAGCAATTGGGCTATACAGATAATGCAGCATTTTTTAAATGCCTTCCGGATTTATTTCCGAAATATAAAGTAGTGAATATCATTACTAAATATTTGGGTTCTTGTTTTGCGAGTATAAAAAAATGCGAAAAA
This genomic interval from Sulfurimonas sp. contains the following:
- a CDS encoding helix-turn-helix domain-containing protein, whose product is MENDMTIDKDKYNEIYENLKNIINLLQNMQTNAPNDVKYVTVAEAAQITKLSEQKIRQMIDEGTIKINPDFGRAKRIYIDSL
- a CDS encoding sodium-dependent transporter is translated as MKIARFSRIGFILAAAGSAVGLGNIWKFPYIAGEYGGGAFVLIYLITVLLIGFSIMIAEMLIGYMGRKDTVTSFEDLAPRHKEKWKYGGFQGLAGLFIMIFYSVVIGWIFHYIVTSLTHLPASVKEAETTFSAMLHTDIFTQLFYHTIAFAWITYVLTRGIKGGIEKINMVLMPTLMIILLGMFAYAVSLDSFSRSVEFMFASDWSKIDSDAFVTAVGHAFFTLSLGMGAIMTYSASMEKNSNIVQNAFWVVFLDTAIAIVAGLMLFTFLYQYGAGPAKGPGLVFISLPAAFYEMGILGNIFAVLFFLALAFAGLTSSVSLVEPMVQYFIDRFKWSRVKASVAMGLFFYLVGIIALLSNIDGYKEVLTWGDKNFFDWVDHITAAIMLPLGGLIMAVFVGFVIEKQRVESILKPQLGKSFELWYFSLRYITPVAMFIVMLSLMGVI